The stretch of DNA GTAGGCGCTCTCGTATCTTCCGCCAAGGTGCACGTCGTGCTTGAGGAGGTCTTTCATGCGCCGCACGGCGTTCTCGTAAGCCTTTCTGATCTCGTCGGAGGAAAACACGCATTGCCCGTGCGCGCAGTAATCAATAACCAAGCCAAGAGTCAGCAAAGGAAAAATGGCCTTTGTCTGCGACCGCTTAAGCATTCGGGCGATAACTTCCTTTGTGGGTTCTTCGTCGCTCATCGGCATGGCAGGCAATCCTTCAGGTGACATTCAATCAGCCTGATCCCAACACAAAGAGTACCCGTCAATTCCGCCTCGTTGAAACACGGAGTCTGCGGGGACGATTATTTGTCTGACTTGCTCAAATTTCGTATAGACAGTTCCGGCTTTGCAAAGTTTATAGCGATCCTTGGCGGCATCAAGACGCAGGTCGTAAATAAGCCAAGCCAAGTCCGCTTGCTCCCGATCAACCAGCGGCAATGGCGGTAAACTCTCATAAAAGCTGCGATGCAACGCTACGGCTTGCTTCTTGCCCCAAGCGTGGAAGATGCCGCCTTTGAAACCTAACCGCCAAGCGAGTTGTTTCCGCAAAGATAGCTGGTAATCGGGGCAAGGGTAGTTCGCCCAATCCATCACGGCCTCGGCATCCAGTCCTTGCAGAAAATGCTCAACAGGTGCGCGCACATTGCCGGAAATATGTACGGCTTGAATTTCGAGCGAGCCGAAATCCGTGATCCTGCCGCGTTCATCATAAGCCATCAAAACTACATCAATGTTGCCCGCCGGCTTGCCGTGCCGGTCGTTGATCTGCACTTCGACCAAAGATGTCCACTGTACATCCGGTGGGAAGAAAAAAGCCGCTGCCTCATCGGCGATCAGCCAATCTTCACGAATGCGCACAGGGCAGGTAATGGCAATTGCTTCACCGTCGAAAACACTGCACACGCCCAGCGGATCATTGGCTTTGTCTTTCGTACAGTAAAGACGCTTCTTGCGGTGGCGCAATGCTTCAGGCGAATTGTTGCTGGCCGGAAAGCCGAAAACCTCTGCCAGTGGATGTTTGGTCAATGTTCGCTCCTTTGATTTCATTTCAGCCGCCGCCGCACTATATCCAGCGCCGCATTCACCGCCAACGAACGAATAAACTGCCGATCACCCGGAAACACCAACCGCCGCGCTTTGCTCTCGTTTGCATCGGCCAGCGCAATGTAAACCAGGCCAACCGGCTTCTCTTCACTTCCGCCGCCCGGCCCGGCGATGCCTGTGATGCCGATACCGAGCGTGGTTCCGGCGCGCGCGCGGATACCCGCTGCCATTGCTTCGGCAACCGGTTCGCTGACCGCGCCGTGTTGTTCGATGAGTTCGCGCGGCACGCCGAGCAGATCAATCTTGGCTGCGTTGGCATACGACACAACGCCTTCGATGAAGTAATCCGAACTGCCCGCGACTTCGGTCAGGCGTCCGGCGAGCAGGCCGCCGGTGCAGCTTTCCGCTGTCGCCAGCGTGGCGTGGTTGATGCGCAGCAAATCGCCCACGACTTTTTCGAGCGGTTCGTCTTCTTCGGAATACACGTAATCGCCCAGCACGTCGCGCAGCTTCGCGGCGAGTTCAGCTAATAACGACGCGGCTGCGGCTGCGGCGCGCGCTTGCGCGGTCAGGTGCAATTCGAGCTGGCCGTCTTTGAACAGAATCGTCGTCGCCGGGTTGGTGTATCGCGTATAAACCGGCGCGGCCAACGCATCGCACTTCGATTCGGTCAAACCGTAGATGCTCAGCTTGTGCCGCAGGATGTAAACGTCGCCGACGCGCTGTTTCAGCACGGGCGCAACTTGTTCGGCGAACATCGGCTTCATTTCGCGCGGTGGGCCGGGCAAGAGCGCGACCGTGCAATTGCCCTGTTCAATCAACTGTCCCGGCGCGCTGCCGTGTTCGTTGGGCAAGACTTGCCCGCCCGCGAGCGCCATCGCTTGGCGCACGTTATTCGGCGTCATCTCGATATTGCGCCGGGCAAAGCGCGTCTTGATGCGTTCGAGCGAGGGTTCGTGAATTTCCAACGCGCGGCCCAGCACGCGCGCAAAGACTTTCTTGGTGATGTCGTCTTCGGTCGGCCCCAGCCCGCCGGTCGAAATGATGATTTCCGAACGCCGCAGCGCATCGCGGATGGCTTCTTCCAACCGCAACTCATCATCGCCGACGACGGTCTTGAGTTTGACCTCGACGCCCAGCGCGTTGAGTTGTTCGGTCAGCCAAAGCGAATTGGTATCCACGCGAAAGGGCGTGAGCATTTCGGAGCCGATGGCAAGTATCTCTGCGTTGAGCATAGCAGTTAGTGGTTAGTAACCGGTTTAGGTGAACAGCCACAGCAACAATGACAAACCCGCCGCCGCGTACACACCCGCGATGACATCGTCCATCATCACGCCCACGCCGCCGGTCAGCGTTTGCAGCCGGTTGATCGGGAACGGTTTGAAAATATCGAAGAGCCGGAAGAGTGCGAACCCGGCGATCAGCGCCCATTTCAAATTCCCGCCCAGTTGCGGCAGATAAGGCGCGATCAACGTGAAAGCGATCAATTGCCCGGCGACTTCGTCAATCACGATCTGGCTGGCGTCTTTGCTTTCAAAGACAGTTTCGGCGCGCGTGCCCGCCCAGATGCCGATCCAGGTGAAAAACAGGCTGGCGAGCAGGAGCGCGTTTTGCAAAAGCAAAATTTCAGATTTGAGATTGGCGATCAGGCCATAGGCAATGGCAACACCAACCACTGAGCCAAACGTGCCGGGTGCTAACGGAATCAGCCCCGCGCCAAAACCCGTGGCAATGAATACGGCGAGTGCATCCACCGGGCCGTTGATCTTCATCACTTTGCCGCGCTTCGTTCGGCTTTCAGCGACTTTGCTTTCGATCATCACAAAAGTACAGCAACCTTTCCAGGTTGCTGCTGTTTCCTCAATAAGTATGCTGCCGAGTCAACAGCAACCTGGAAAGGTTGCTGTACAACGTCACACGATCCGCGCCACCAAATCGTATTCGTGCGCCTCGGTGATCTCGATCTCGATAAAATCGCCGGCCTTGCCCGCGAAGCCCTCCGGCACATCGTTGATCAGAATATGCCCGTCCACCTCTGGAGCTTGCGATTCCAGCCGCGCCTGCAAGAGCAAATCGGTTTCCTGCGAAACGCCTTCCAGCAAGGCGCGGAAGCGGCGGCCAATCAACGCCTTGTTCTTGCGCTTGGAAATTTTGGCCTGCTCGCGCATCAGCTTCGCCCGCCGTGACCGCATCACCCGCGCGGGCACCTTGCCGTCCAACTCAAAGCCGTGCGTGCCCTCTTCGTCGGAATAGGTGAACACGCCCACGCGGTCGAATTCGATGGCGCGCACGAAGGCCAGCAACTCTTCAAAATCTTCATCCGTCTCGCCGGGAAAGCCGACGATGAAGGTCGTGCGCAACGCGATGCCGGGCACGGTTTCCTGCGCGCGTTGTAACAGCTTTTCCAGCAACGGGCGATTGCCGCCGCGCCGCATGCGTTTGAGCACCGCTGCGCTGGCGTGTTGCAACGGCATATCCAGATAGCTGCACACCTTCGGTTCTGCCGCCATCACTGCCAGCGTGGCGTCGCTCAAGCTGTTCGGATAGGTATACATCACACGAATCCATTCGATGCCATCCACGCGCGCCAACGCCGTCAACAAATCGGCCAGCCCGTCTTTCAAACCCAAATCCAAACCGTACTGCGTCGAATCCTGCGAAATCAAAACCAGTTCTTTGACGCCTGCCGCCGCCAGTTGTTCGGCCTCGCGCACAAGCGAAGCCGCGCGGCGCGAACGGTATTTGCCGCGCATTTGCGGGATCGCACAAAACGCGCAGGTGTGATCGCAACCCTCGGCAATCTTCACGTAGGCAAAATGCTTCTGCGTCGCCAGCACGCGCGGCGAATTTTCGTCGTAAAGGTAGGTCGGCAACCCGCGCGTCATCCAGGCATTCGACGCCACAAAGGCGGCGTCCTGTGCGGCAACGGCAGCCGGATCAACCGCCGCCACGATCTTTTCGATCTCGCTGGTGCCGAGCACGGCATCCACTTCGGGCAACTGGTTGAGCAAGTCTTGACGATAGCGTTCGACCAGACAGCCCGCGACGACCAGGCGTTTCAGCTTGGCCGTCTCTTTCAACCCAGCCATTTCAATGATCGTGTTGATGGACTCTTCTTTGGCCGACTGGATAAAGCCGCAGGTGTTGACCACCATCACGTCGGCCTCTTCGCGCACGGTGGTCAATTGGTAGCCGTGTTGTTGTAACTGGCCCATCATCACTTCGCTGTCCACCAGATTTTTGGGACAGCCGAGGCTGACAAAGCCGATCTTTTGCATTTCAGATTTCATCTTCTACTTCTTCATCCAATTCCAACGCCGCCTTCAGCGCCCGATTAAGTTCCTTGATCTTTTCCGGTGAAAGCGCCCCGATATAATTGGTCAAAACCGGTTTCGCCAAACTGACCAGATCATCACAATGGATGCTGCTTTCGTGCTTCAACCCTGCATCAACCCCAACACAAACTTGCGTCGCAAACCCATCGTATTGCGAGTAGACCGGCGCGCAAATCACAGAAGAAAAGCTTGAATCAATCAGCATCTGGCGGCTGACGATTACAA from Acidobacteriota bacterium encodes:
- a CDS encoding competence/damage-inducible protein A translates to MLNAEILAIGSEMLTPFRVDTNSLWLTEQLNALGVEVKLKTVVGDDELRLEEAIRDALRRSEIIISTGGLGPTEDDITKKVFARVLGRALEIHEPSLERIKTRFARRNIEMTPNNVRQAMALAGGQVLPNEHGSAPGQLIEQGNCTVALLPGPPREMKPMFAEQVAPVLKQRVGDVYILRHKLSIYGLTESKCDALAAPVYTRYTNPATTILFKDGQLELHLTAQARAAAAAASLLAELAAKLRDVLGDYVYSEEDEPLEKVVGDLLRINHATLATAESCTGGLLAGRLTEVAGSSDYFIEGVVSYANAAKIDLLGVPRELIEQHGAVSEPVAEAMAAGIRARAGTTLGIGITGIAGPGGGSEEKPVGLVYIALADANESKARRLVFPGDRQFIRSLAVNAALDIVRRRLK
- a CDS encoding phosphatidylglycerophosphatase A, whose amino-acid sequence is MKINGPVDALAVFIATGFGAGLIPLAPGTFGSVVGVAIAYGLIANLKSEILLLQNALLLASLFFTWIGIWAGTRAETVFESKDASQIVIDEVAGQLIAFTLIAPYLPQLGGNLKWALIAGFALFRLFDIFKPFPINRLQTLTGGVGVMMDDVIAGVYAAAGLSLLLWLFT
- the rimO gene encoding 30S ribosomal protein S12 methylthiotransferase RimO is translated as MQKIGFVSLGCPKNLVDSEVMMGQLQQHGYQLTTVREEADVMVVNTCGFIQSAKEESINTIIEMAGLKETAKLKRLVVAGCLVERYRQDLLNQLPEVDAVLGTSEIEKIVAAVDPAAVAAQDAAFVASNAWMTRGLPTYLYDENSPRVLATQKHFAYVKIAEGCDHTCAFCAIPQMRGKYRSRRAASLVREAEQLAAAGVKELVLISQDSTQYGLDLGLKDGLADLLTALARVDGIEWIRVMYTYPNSLSDATLAVMAAEPKVCSYLDMPLQHASAAVLKRMRRGGNRPLLEKLLQRAQETVPGIALRTTFIVGFPGETDEDFEELLAFVRAIEFDRVGVFTYSDEEGTHGFELDGKVPARVMRSRRAKLMREQAKISKRKNKALIGRRFRALLEGVSQETDLLLQARLESQAPEVDGHILINDVPEGFAGKAGDFIEIEITEAHEYDLVARIV
- a CDS encoding type II toxin-antitoxin system PemK/MazF family toxin produces the protein MKRGELYRVPKPTRRDPKRSRVFVIVSRQMLIDSSFSSVICAPVYSQYDGFATQVCVGVDAGLKHESSIHCDDLVSLAKPVLTNYIGALSPEKIKELNRALKAALELDEEVEDEI